Proteins encoded in a region of the Paenibacillus pedocola genome:
- a CDS encoding family 78 glycoside hydrolase catalytic domain: protein MLWVTKLRCEYKENPLGLDVPAPRISWQLRSGGWNCSQSAYRIQLARDADFQLIIWDSAKVQSAQSVHVELKTLKLEARTRYYYRVKVWDQEGIGSEWSAETAYFETGLLAAREWQGDWISAPAACFAQDSEVCPLLRTFVQVNGTVVRARIYATALGLYELQLNGSRVGDHYFTPGWTSYGKRLQYQTYDVTSQLHEGVNTLGALIGNGWYKGYLGYKHDKEIYGSVAALLLEMHLWYEDGREERFLTGPQWQAAESAVRMSEIYMGERYDARLERDIMDPSPDGWYPVELHQHSKEIITAQENVPVTKIEKLQPIAILTTPHGDTVLDMGQNMVGWLKFTVQGERGRTVQLQHAEILDREGNFYRDNIRAAEQLISYTLKGGAAETYEPHFTFQGFRYVKLTGFPESVGLGDFIGIVLHSDMERTGQFECSDPLVNQLHHNILWGQKGNFLDVPTDCPQRDERLGWTGDAQMFVRTASYLMNTGPFFTKWLRDLKADQLPGGGIPFYIPNLTDTFSEGWGDTEHSSAAWGDAATIVPWTIYEMYGDRRLLAEQYTSMKQWVAYIYGEGDNPYLWNTGFHFGDWLGLDSKPDSYVGATDRDYVATAFYAYSVELTSKAAAVLDLAEEAAYYQELHGKITEAFRSEFLTLSGRLAVPTQTAQVLALRFGLVDGEAKERAVHKLTGLLAEAGNHLTTGFVGTPYLNPVLSECGEGELAYELLFKQDYPSWLYQVTKGATTVWEHWDGIKEDGSFWSPDMNSFNHYAYGAIGEWLYRYVAGIGPDEAEPGFKVIHIKPQPGAGMDFAQAAVETMYGPVSSSWRRSADGVMEIGISIPANASGVAVLPGAQLEGLQEQALTAGQAAGILEMKAVSGGVECKLGSGNYMFKYNLLN, encoded by the coding sequence ATGTTGTGGGTCACTAAACTCCGCTGCGAGTATAAGGAAAACCCGCTTGGCCTTGATGTGCCGGCACCAAGAATCAGCTGGCAGCTCCGCTCCGGCGGCTGGAACTGTTCACAATCGGCTTACCGGATTCAGCTTGCCCGGGATGCTGACTTCCAGCTGATCATCTGGGATTCTGCAAAAGTGCAGTCCGCACAGTCCGTGCATGTTGAATTGAAGACGCTGAAGCTGGAGGCCCGAACGCGGTATTATTATCGTGTTAAGGTATGGGATCAGGAAGGGATCGGGTCAGAATGGTCGGCAGAAACGGCTTATTTTGAAACGGGTCTGCTGGCTGCAAGGGAGTGGCAGGGGGATTGGATCAGCGCCCCAGCAGCTTGTTTTGCTCAGGATTCTGAGGTGTGTCCGCTGCTCCGTACATTCGTACAAGTCAATGGGACTGTAGTCAGGGCCAGAATATATGCTACCGCACTGGGATTATATGAATTGCAGCTGAACGGCAGCCGGGTGGGAGATCATTATTTCACACCAGGATGGACGAGTTATGGGAAGCGGCTGCAGTACCAGACCTATGATGTCACTAGTCAACTGCACGAAGGTGTGAATACACTGGGAGCACTGATTGGAAACGGATGGTATAAAGGCTATCTGGGATATAAACATGATAAAGAGATCTACGGTTCTGTAGCTGCCCTGCTGCTAGAAATGCACCTGTGGTATGAGGACGGCAGAGAGGAACGTTTTCTTACAGGCCCGCAGTGGCAGGCTGCGGAAAGTGCTGTACGGATGTCGGAGATTTATATGGGGGAACGGTATGATGCCCGCCTGGAGCGGGATATTATGGACCCGTCGCCGGATGGCTGGTATCCGGTAGAGCTTCATCAACATTCTAAGGAGATTATCACCGCCCAGGAAAATGTTCCGGTTACTAAGATCGAAAAGCTGCAGCCTATTGCCATACTTACAACACCGCACGGTGACACTGTCCTCGACATGGGCCAGAATATGGTCGGCTGGCTGAAGTTTACGGTTCAGGGAGAACGGGGCCGGACGGTTCAGCTTCAGCATGCGGAAATTCTGGACCGTGAGGGCAACTTCTACCGTGATAATATCCGTGCTGCCGAGCAGCTGATTTCTTATACGCTAAAAGGAGGAGCGGCAGAGACGTATGAACCGCATTTCACGTTCCAGGGGTTCCGTTATGTGAAGCTTACTGGGTTCCCGGAATCCGTCGGCCTGGGGGATTTCATAGGAATTGTACTGCACTCGGACATGGAGCGCACCGGCCAATTCGAATGTTCCGATCCGCTCGTGAATCAGCTGCATCATAATATCCTATGGGGCCAAAAGGGCAATTTCCTCGATGTGCCCACCGATTGTCCGCAGCGGGATGAACGGTTGGGATGGACCGGCGACGCCCAGATGTTTGTCCGTACCGCTTCTTATCTAATGAATACAGGACCGTTCTTCACGAAATGGCTGAGGGATTTGAAAGCGGACCAGCTGCCGGGTGGAGGCATCCCGTTCTATATTCCGAATCTCACGGATACGTTCTCGGAAGGCTGGGGCGATACTGAACACTCCTCTGCCGCCTGGGGGGATGCCGCAACGATTGTCCCGTGGACGATTTACGAAATGTATGGTGACCGGAGGCTGCTTGCCGAGCAGTACACCAGTATGAAACAATGGGTCGCCTATATTTACGGGGAAGGAGACAATCCGTATTTGTGGAATACCGGATTTCATTTCGGTGATTGGCTGGGTCTTGACTCCAAACCGGACAGCTATGTGGGGGCTACAGACCGGGATTACGTGGCTACCGCGTTCTATGCCTATTCCGTCGAGCTTACTTCCAAAGCGGCAGCCGTACTGGACTTGGCTGAGGAGGCTGCTTATTATCAGGAGCTGCATGGCAAAATTACCGAGGCTTTCCGCAGCGAATTCCTTACGCTTTCGGGGCGCCTTGCGGTCCCGACACAGACTGCACAGGTATTGGCGCTGCGTTTCGGGCTCGTTGATGGAGAGGCGAAGGAGCGGGCGGTCCATAAGCTTACCGGACTGCTGGCGGAGGCAGGAAATCATCTGACGACCGGCTTTGTCGGTACCCCGTATCTGAATCCCGTGCTCAGTGAATGCGGGGAGGGGGAGCTTGCGTATGAGCTGCTTTTTAAACAGGATTACCCGTCCTGGCTGTATCAGGTGACGAAAGGCGCAACAACGGTCTGGGAGCACTGGGACGGGATCAAAGAGGACGGCAGCTTTTGGAGCCCGGACATGAATTCATTTAACCATTATGCCTACGGAGCGATCGGTGAATGGCTGTACCGCTATGTTGCTGGAATAGGACCGGATGAAGCAGAGCCCGGGTTCAAGGTGATCCATATCAAGCCGCAGCCTGGCGCAGGCATGGATTTTGCACAGGCTGCGGTTGAGACGATGTATGGCCCAGTCTCGTCCTCCTGGAGACGTTCGGCAGACGGCGTGATGGAGATTGGGATTTCGATTCCGGCCAATGCCAGCGGAGTGGCAGTACTACCGGGAGCACAGCTGGAGGGACTGCAGGAGCAGGCGCTGACCGCCGGACAGGCGGCAGGGATCCTGGAGATGAAGGCGGTAAGCGGCGGAGTAGAATGTAAGCTGGGGTCAGGGAATTACATGTTCAAATACAATCTGCTGAACTGA